ATCGCCCACCATAATCAGACTCTGCCAAAACTGTGGAGTGGTTGCTCGATAGTTGGGGTTACGCAGAGTCCTTGTCATTCTGCCGTTTTCAATCAACTTCGCGTATTCACAGCCAAACTGAAACTTATGCCGCCGGTCATCAATTGACCAGGATCGATTGGTTTCCATGTATACGCCCCGCTCAATATTAGCTACCATGGCCTCAGTACTAAGGTTACCAGGCTCCAAGTTGAGATTAGCCATGCGATCAATAGGGGGACGATTCCACGACGAGGCTCGCTGACAGGCAACTCCTGGCAATCCACTCCGCTGTTGGCTCTCTAGCCCGCCTAGCCCTCGCAACAAAATTCCATCTTTGATCAAATATTCTCGTCGCGCGATCGTGCCTGTATCATCAAAGCCGTAGCTAGCAAGCTCTCCTGGCACTGTCGGGTCAAAGGTAATATTCATCAAGGGTGAACCATACACCAGAGAGCCAATATCACTAGCTTTTACAAAACTGCCGCCTGCATAGTTGCGCTCATCTCCAAGGATGCGATCAATCTCCAATGGATGCCCTACACTTTCGTGAATCTGCAACAACATTTGGTCAGGAGCTAGCATCAAGGTTGTGGTTTCCGTAGGACATTCCATAGCCGTCAGCAGTTCTACAGCTTGCTCACCAATTCTCTGCGCCCGTTCCCACAAATCTGCCTGCAAAAAACGCTCTATGCCACCTTGATAGCAGCGTGCTAACCAACCATTATCAGTGCGGCGCTGCACGATCGCGCCATCCTGGGCTGTAGCTCCATAGTCTGTCATCACCTTAAAGAAGTGCTGATAGGTATCAGAGCCATTGCTGCTTACCATCCAAGACTCTACATCTTCGGTAATGGCCATAGCGCTCGTCTGCACAATCTGATCAGATACCTTCATGGTCTGGCAAAGCTTAATCAGTACATCATTGATTTCCCCGACGGTAAGGGCATCCAACGGCTTAAGCACAGGTGACGTATAATGCCCAGTCACCGCTGGACGAGGAACTGCACGGTAGACTGACCATGCCGCGGCTGCGATCGCTTGTTGGTAAGCTTGCTGAGCTGCTATCTGCAAGCCTTCCAGCGTCAACACGTTAGTAGCTGCATAGCCTAGTTGTCCAGCCGCTAAGACCTCGACCATAGCACCTTGGGTCATTGCTTTGCTATTGCCAATCGGATTACCATCCCGCACTGATCGAGTACTAATCACTTCTTTGACAACACGCAGACTTAGCCAATCAGCAGGTAGTGAAATGTTACACAGGGCACTCTGCAATAACTCAGGAATCGAAAACTTGGGGATAGTAACGGACGATCGGGCAATAACAGGTTCAGCTAGCATGGTAGACGATTCAGGATAGAAGATTAACTGAAACTCAGCGTAATTAGATAGTTAACGTGATCAGGATAGGCTCCCTCTCCACTAGTCGGCCTAGTTTCTTGGAACAGATATAACTTAATGTCTACAATAGGCCCCATAGGTCACACTTTTCAAGCCAGGAGCGCAGACTCACTATATTGGTATCAACAGTAACCAGAGTATCATGAATCGATGACTTCCTGACTCAATCGGTTGAAAACGCTCGCCCCTCCCTTAGTCTGTCCGTAGATAGAGCCTTGCAGTCAATCCCATATGCCAAGGAGTTTGGGGCTGGTAAGCATCCGAGCCACTGTTGCCAGCTAACCCATCTTCCCTCAGTTGCCAATAGGGACGTGTCAACAGTAACTTAACACATCATTGAGCTTACTGCTTTACTAGGCAATTAGCCTGTTGCAGGTGAGTAATTGTCTGATTACCGGTGCAAAATAACACAGTGGTCAGCTCCGCCAGCAAAATATTGATGTACTCATCCAGAGCCAGTTCAGACTCTGAGGCGGCTTGGAGAAACGGAAGTGCCATCCCAGCTAAGTTTGCCCCCAGAGCAAGAGCCTTAGCAGCATCAAGTCCATTTCGTAATCCTCCAGAAGCAATCAATGGCAAGGTTTTCTGACGGTCTCGAATCGCTACAATACAATCAGCCGTTGGAATTCCCCATTCTGCAAAGGTTTTGCCTAACTGCCGTTGGCGAGCATCTTGGGCGCGGGCACTTTCAACTTTTGCCCACGATGTTCCTCCAGCACCGGCTACATCGATCGCCGCCACACCAGCTTGTACCAATTTCTCTGCCATTAGTGCCGAAATCCCATTCCCTACTTCTTTGGCAATTACAGGGACAGGTAATTGCTCACACAAACTAGCAATCTTTGCTAGCAACCCATGGAAGTTTGTATCACCACGAGTTTGAATAGACTCCTGTAACGGATTGAGGTGCAATACCAGGGCATCTGCCTGCAACCAGTCCACTACCTTACGACACTGCTCAAGCCCGTAGCTATAGTTCAGTTGCACAGCACCCAAATTAGCAAACAACATGATGTCTGGGGCAACACTGCGCACAGCAAACGTATCTACTACATCTGGGTTTTCTACAGCGACCCGTTGAGATCCTACCCCCATGGCGAGGCCATAGCGTTGTGCCGCGATCGCTAGTCGATGGTTAATAAGCTTGGCCTGTTCTGTGCCACCCGTCATGCAGGAAATCAATAGCGGTGCCTGCAAGGTTCTGTTCAGAAAAGTTATGGACAAGTCAATATCGCTGTAATTGATCTCTGGGAGGCAACAATGCTCAAACCGGTAGCGCTCTAGCCCAGTGGTGATGCTACGACACTGCACATCGTCTTCCAGACAAACCCGCAAGTGATCTGCTTTACGTTGCTGGGTGACCAAACCAGCAAGAGGCTGCTCATTGCTGCCTATTTCAGACACTACCGTGGTACTAAGACTCGTGGGATGTTCAGCCATTTTGCCATCCAATGTTTAACTGTTGGGACGAGTAATCAACTCAACCGCATCCCGATTATCCACCTCCTGAATATAAACCTTAACCTGCTCTTCTCGCGAAGTTGGCAGTCGCTTCCCAACAAAGTCTGGATGAATAGGCAATTCTCGATGTCCACGATCAATTAGCACGGCTAGACGCACAATATCTGGTCTGCCATAGTCGTTCACAGCGCTAAGGGCAGCCCGAATTGTGCGCCCTTTGTAGATAACATCATCTACAAGCACCACAACTTTGCCAGACAGATTTACTGGAATATCGGTTTTCGCTGGGGTGCGTAGACGATTCTGGGCCAGATCATCTCGGTAAAAGGTAATGTCGATCGCCCCAACAGGCACGCTCAACCCCTCTAGCACCTCAATTTGCCGAGCTATGGTCTGCGCCAAAGGCACCCCCCGCGTATAAATCCCCAATAAGACCAGCTTAGAGAGGTCATTAACCCGTTCCACAATCTCAGATGCCAGTCGGTTGAGGGTACGACGCAAGTCTTGGGCAGATAAGATTTCTACAACCTGAGATGGCATAGCTCTAGAGATCTTGGTGATAGCATAAACCTCTAGCCTAGTCTAGAGCTGTCACGACTGGCAGGAAGAGGCAAACAGAGATCAGTCCCCTAAGAAGACCGCCGCCTACGATGTTTTCGCCTTTTGGGAATTGCACCTACCGGGAAACCAGCCACAGGAATAACCTGATACTGACGTTCCTCCTCTAAGCGCTTTAGTTCCCTATAGTCAA
This genomic interval from Cyanobacteriota bacterium contains the following:
- a CDS encoding TldD/PmbA family protein: MLAEPVIARSSVTIPKFSIPELLQSALCNISLPADWLSLRVVKEVISTRSVRDGNPIGNSKAMTQGAMVEVLAAGQLGYAATNVLTLEGLQIAAQQAYQQAIAAAAWSVYRAVPRPAVTGHYTSPVLKPLDALTVGEINDVLIKLCQTMKVSDQIVQTSAMAITEDVESWMVSSNGSDTYQHFFKVMTDYGATAQDGAIVQRRTDNGWLARCYQGGIERFLQADLWERAQRIGEQAVELLTAMECPTETTTLMLAPDQMLLQIHESVGHPLEIDRILGDERNYAGGSFVKASDIGSLVYGSPLMNITFDPTVPGELASYGFDDTGTIARREYLIKDGILLRGLGGLESQQRSGLPGVACQRASSWNRPPIDRMANLNLEPGNLSTEAMVANIERGVYMETNRSWSIDDRRHKFQFGCEYAKLIENGRMTRTLRNPNYRATTPQFWQSLIMVGDRASWQMYGSPVCGKGEPNQCIWVGHGSPVCVFRDIEVFGGG
- the pyrR gene encoding bifunctional pyr operon transcriptional regulator/uracil phosphoribosyltransferase PyrR encodes the protein MPSQVVEILSAQDLRRTLNRLASEIVERVNDLSKLVLLGIYTRGVPLAQTIARQIEVLEGLSVPVGAIDITFYRDDLAQNRLRTPAKTDIPVNLSGKVVVLVDDVIYKGRTIRAALSAVNDYGRPDIVRLAVLIDRGHRELPIHPDFVGKRLPTSREEQVKVYIQEVDNRDAVELITRPNS
- the fni gene encoding type 2 isopentenyl-diphosphate Delta-isomerase, whose product is MAEHPTSLSTTVVSEIGSNEQPLAGLVTQQRKADHLRVCLEDDVQCRSITTGLERYRFEHCCLPEINYSDIDLSITFLNRTLQAPLLISCMTGGTEQAKLINHRLAIAAQRYGLAMGVGSQRVAVENPDVVDTFAVRSVAPDIMLFANLGAVQLNYSYGLEQCRKVVDWLQADALVLHLNPLQESIQTRGDTNFHGLLAKIASLCEQLPVPVIAKEVGNGISALMAEKLVQAGVAAIDVAGAGGTSWAKVESARAQDARQRQLGKTFAEWGIPTADCIVAIRDRQKTLPLIASGGLRNGLDAAKALALGANLAGMALPFLQAASESELALDEYINILLAELTTVLFCTGNQTITHLQQANCLVKQ